A section of the Salminus brasiliensis chromosome 10, fSalBra1.hap2, whole genome shotgun sequence genome encodes:
- the hmx3a gene encoding homeobox protein HMX3, producing MPETTPETRASAKDSPFSIKNLLNCDSKPAKPKPVLATVKQAGLDGGFSLSHEFGFPRFELHNQRLALPAYLERASAWWYPYTLSAATQLHRTEAEKVSARACSPASDRVSPELVLKAEADAKDVEEEEDDDDAKSGDEIVLEESDTEDGKKDASGGGAGGGGEEWKKSDVDGGACDKKPCRKKKTRTVFSRSQVFQLESTFDVKRYLSSSERAGLAASLHLTETQVKIWFQNRRNKWKRQLAAELEAANLSHAAAQRIVRVPILYHESAAAAAAAAAAAAAAAESASVSAPGSAPASQPLLTFPHPAYYSHHPVVTSVPLLRPV from the exons ATGCCCGAGACCACGCCAGAGACGCGCGCCTCGGCCAAAGACTCCCCGTTCTCCATTAAGAACCTGCTGAACTGTGACAGCAAGCCGGCCAAGCCCAAACCTGTGCTGGCTACGGTCAAGCAGGCCGGGCTGGACGGCGGTTTCTCGCTCTCGCACGAGTTCGGCTTCCCTCGTTTCGAGCTGCACAACCAGAGGCTCGCGCTGCCTGCCTACCTGGAGCGCGCGTCCGCCTGGTGGTACCCGTACACGCTGAGCGCGGCAACGCAGCTCCACCGGACAGAAG CAGAGAAAGTAAGCGCGCGCGCCTGTTCCCCAGCCTCCGACCGTGTCTCGCCGGAGCTCGTGCTGAAAGCCGAAGCGGACGCTAAGGacgtggaggaagaggaggacgaCGATGACGCCAAGAGCGGAGACGAGATCGTGCTGGAGGAGAGCGACACCGAGGACGGGAAGAAGGACGCGAGCGggggaggagcaggaggaggtggGGAAGAGTGGAAGAAGAGCGACGTGGACGGCGGCGCGTGCGACAAGAAGCCCTGTCGCAAGAAGAAGACGCGCACGGTGTTCTCGCGCAGCCAGGTTTTCCAGCTCGAGTCCACGTTCGACGTGAAGCGCTACCTGAGCAGCTCGGAGCGCGCGGGCCTCGCCGCCTCGCTCCACCTGACAGAGACGCAGGTCAAGATCTGGTTCCAGAACAGGCGCAACAAGTGGAAGCGGCAGCTCGCAGCCGAGCTCGAGGCGGCCAACCTGAGCCACGCGGCGGCGCAGCGCATCGTGCGCGTACCTATCCTCTACCACGAAAgcgcagcggcggcggcggcggcggctgcAGCTGCAGCGGCTGCGGCCGAAAGCGCGAGCGTGAGTGCGCCTGGGAGCGCGCCCGCCAGCCAGCCGCTGCTCACGTTCCCCCACCCCGCATACTATTCGCATCACCCGGTGGTCACCTCCGTGCCCCTCCTCAGGCCGGTGTGA
- the hmx2 gene encoding homeobox protein HMX2 has translation MSLSQDSGTKCTAAPLSSFTIQSILGTASEGKEQSPAGAARKRALSVSSEEECSGAEDSGDCCCSEPGLPEPCGRHQPINFSCLGPPKSLLPSQGGLERPARLPSSLLSAASADYKEEHEDEDEEEREGAACDERRRESGGGGVGGADKASAAAKKKTRTVFSRSQVYQLESTFDVKRYLSSSERACLASSLQLTETQVKTWFQNRRNKWKRQLSAELEAANMAHASAQTLVGMPLVLRENGLLRVPVPRSIAFPTPLYYPGSNLPALPLYNLYNKIEY, from the exons ATGAGCCTTTCTCAGGACAGCGGAACCAAGTGCACGGCCGCCCCCCTCTCCAGCTTCACCATCCAGTCCATCCTGGGAACGGCAAGCGAGGGGAAGGAGCAGAGCCCCGCGGGAGCGGCCAGGAAGCGCGCGCTGTCCGTGTCCTCCGAGGAGGAGTGCAGCGGGGCTGAGGACTCGGGGGACTGCTGCTGCTCCGAGCCCGGGCTGCCTGAACCTTGCGGTCGCCACCAGCCTATCAACTTCTCCTGTCTGG GTCCCCCCAAATCCCTTCTCCCGTCCCAGGGCGGCCTGGAGCGTCCCGCACGTCTGCCTTCATCCCTGCTGTCGGCGGCGTCAGCGGACTACAAGGAGGAGCACGAGgacgaggacgaggaggagCGCGAGGGCGCGGCGTGCGACGAGCGGCGGCGCGAGAGCGGCGGTGGGGGCGTCGGCGGCGCGGACAAAGCGAGCGCCGCGGCCAAGAAGAAGACGCGCACGGTGTTCTCGCGCAGCCAGGTGTACCAGCTCGAGTCCACGTTCGACGTCAAGCGCTACCTGAGCAGCTCGGAGCGCGCGTGCCTCGCCTCGAGCCTGCAGCTGACCGAGACGCAGGTCAAGACGTGGTTCCAGAATCGCAGGAACAAGTGGAAGCGGCAGCTCTCCGCCGAACTGGAGGCGGCCAACATGGCGCACGCCTCGGCGCAGACTCTGGTGGGCATGCCGCTCGTGCTCCGCGAGAACGGGCTGCTGCGCGTGCCCGTGCCGCGCTCCATCGCCTTCCCAACGCCCTTGTACTACCCGGGGAGCAACCTGCCCGCCCTGCCCTTATACAATCTTTATAACAAGATCGagtactga